In the Pseudomonas sp. ADAK2 genome, one interval contains:
- the hcnB gene encoding cyanide-forming glycine dehydrogenase subunit HcnB produces the protein MNLHPVIVGGGPAGMAAAIELARHGVRSTLLEEASRLGGVVYRGPLRDGVQLDYLGPRYSEVLGKLHGEFQEHAGLIDVRLNHRVVGAEGTRALVVLDADEHLHEIAYPQLLLAAGCHERSVPFPGWTLPGVILLGGLQLQIKSGVVKPQGPVVITGTGPLLPLVACQLHASGVTVAGVYEACAFGKIARESLALLNKPQLFLDGLSMLAFLKLHGIPMYYGWGVVEAQGDAELKSVTVAPYSSTWVPDLSRAEQIAAQTLAVGYGFIPRTQLSQQMGLNHGFSDDGYLRASANIWQQSNEPHVHLAGDMGGIRGGEAAMLAGRIAALSILQQRGVLDTELALVRRDRFLSKLKSIVRFRAAVDRYTERGAGQTALPAADTVICRCEHATRADIDRALAQGVQDMASLKMRTRVSMGDCQGRMCVGYCSDRLREATGRQDVGWLRPRFPIDPIPFSAFHNAATEAANNE, from the coding sequence ATGAACCTGCATCCGGTGATCGTCGGCGGCGGGCCGGCGGGCATGGCCGCGGCCATTGAACTGGCCCGACATGGCGTGCGCAGCACTCTGCTGGAAGAAGCTTCGCGGCTTGGCGGCGTGGTTTATCGCGGACCGCTGCGTGATGGCGTCCAGCTCGATTACCTGGGGCCGCGCTATTCCGAAGTCCTGGGCAAATTGCACGGCGAATTCCAGGAACACGCGGGCTTGATTGATGTGCGCCTCAATCATCGGGTGGTCGGTGCCGAAGGCACGCGTGCGCTGGTGGTGCTGGATGCCGACGAACACTTGCACGAAATCGCTTATCCGCAACTGCTGCTGGCGGCCGGTTGTCATGAACGTAGCGTGCCGTTTCCTGGCTGGACCTTGCCCGGTGTGATCCTCTTGGGCGGGCTGCAACTGCAAATCAAGAGTGGCGTGGTCAAGCCTCAGGGGCCGGTGGTGATTACCGGCACCGGTCCGTTGCTGCCGCTGGTGGCGTGTCAGTTGCACGCGTCCGGGGTCACCGTCGCCGGGGTTTATGAGGCGTGTGCGTTCGGCAAGATCGCCCGGGAAAGCCTGGCGCTGCTGAACAAACCGCAGTTGTTCCTCGATGGCTTGAGCATGCTGGCGTTCCTCAAATTGCACGGCATCCCGATGTATTACGGCTGGGGCGTGGTCGAGGCCCAGGGCGATGCCGAGTTGAAATCGGTCACCGTGGCGCCGTATTCCAGCACTTGGGTGCCGGACCTGAGCCGCGCCGAACAGATCGCCGCCCAGACCCTCGCCGTCGGTTACGGCTTTATCCCGCGCACTCAACTCAGTCAGCAAATGGGCCTGAACCACGGCTTCAGCGATGACGGCTACCTGCGGGCCAGCGCCAATATCTGGCAGCAAAGCAATGAGCCGCACGTGCACCTGGCCGGGGACATGGGCGGGATTCGCGGCGGCGAAGCGGCGATGCTGGCCGGGCGGATCGCAGCGCTGTCGATCCTGCAGCAACGGGGCGTACTGGACACTGAACTGGCGCTGGTGCGGCGTGATCGCTTCCTGTCGAAACTCAAGTCGATCGTGCGTTTTCGCGCCGCGGTTGACCGCTACACCGAACGCGGCGCCGGGCAGACCGCATTGCCCGCTGCTGATACCGTGATCTGCCGCTGCGAACACGCGACCCGCGCCGACATCGACCGAGCGCTGGCGCAGGGCGTGCAAGACATGGCCAGCCTGAAAATGCGCACCCGCGTCAGCATGGGCGATTGCCAGGGGCGGATGTGCGTCGGCTATTGCAGCGACCGCCTGCGTGAAGCCACCGGGCGCCAGGACGTGGGCTGGTTGCGCCCGCGCTTCCCCATCGATCCGATTCCGTTCTCAGCCTTTCACAACGCCGCCACGGAGGCCGCCAACAATGAGTAA
- the hcnC gene encoding cyanide-forming glycine dehydrogenase subunit HcnC has translation MSKFYDVVIAGGGVIGASCAYQLSKRKNLKVALIDAKRPGNATRASAGGLWAIGESVGLGCGVIFFRMMSANRKREAQGSAVVVDSSTPHILPQSFFDFALQSNALYPALHKELQDNHGMDFKFEKTGLKFVIYDDEDRLYAEHIVACIPHLADQVRWLDQAALREAEPAVSHEARGALEFLCDHQVSPFRLADAYTEGARQNGVDMYFNTNVTGVLHHGSRVTGVQTAEAGVFHCDTLINAAGAWAADLSEQATGIRIPVNPVKGQILLTERMPKILRGCLTTSDCYVAQKDNGEILIGSTTEDKGFDVTTTYPEIAGLVQGAVRCIPELADVNLKRTWAGLRPGSPDELPILGPMQGVEGYLNACGHFRTGILTSAITGVLLDRLVNNEPLPLDITPFLADRFEVKAGVELQALEMA, from the coding sequence ATGAGTAAGTTCTATGACGTGGTCATCGCCGGTGGTGGCGTGATCGGGGCGTCATGCGCCTATCAATTGTCCAAACGCAAAAACCTCAAAGTCGCGCTGATCGACGCCAAGCGTCCGGGCAACGCGACCCGCGCCTCGGCCGGCGGCTTGTGGGCCATCGGCGAGTCGGTGGGCCTGGGTTGCGGGGTGATTTTTTTCCGCATGATGTCGGCCAACCGCAAGCGTGAAGCCCAGGGTTCGGCGGTGGTGGTCGACTCCAGCACCCCGCACATCCTGCCGCAGTCGTTCTTCGATTTCGCCTTGCAGTCCAACGCCCTGTACCCGGCGCTGCACAAGGAATTGCAGGACAATCACGGGATGGATTTCAAGTTCGAGAAAACCGGGCTGAAGTTCGTGATCTACGACGATGAAGACCGGCTCTACGCCGAGCATATCGTCGCCTGCATCCCGCACTTGGCGGATCAAGTGCGCTGGCTCGACCAGGCTGCACTGCGTGAAGCGGAGCCGGCCGTCAGCCACGAGGCGAGGGGCGCGCTGGAGTTTCTTTGCGATCACCAGGTCAGCCCGTTCCGTCTGGCCGATGCCTACACCGAAGGCGCGCGGCAGAATGGCGTCGATATGTACTTCAACACCAACGTCACCGGGGTGTTGCACCATGGTTCGCGGGTCACCGGTGTACAAACCGCCGAGGCTGGGGTGTTTCATTGCGACACCCTGATCAACGCGGCCGGTGCCTGGGCGGCGGACTTGAGCGAGCAGGCCACCGGCATTCGCATTCCGGTGAACCCGGTGAAAGGCCAGATCCTGCTGACCGAACGCATGCCGAAGATCCTGCGCGGTTGCCTGACCACCAGCGATTGCTATGTCGCGCAGAAGGACAACGGCGAGATCCTGATCGGCAGCACCACCGAGGACAAAGGTTTCGACGTCACCACCACCTACCCGGAAATCGCCGGGCTGGTGCAAGGCGCGGTGCGTTGTATTCCGGAACTGGCCGACGTCAACCTCAAGCGCACCTGGGCCGGTTTGCGTCCGGGCTCGCCGGATGAGTTGCCGATTCTTGGGCCGATGCAAGGCGTGGAAGGGTATCTCAACGCCTGCGGGCATTTCCGGACCGGGATTCTGACGTCGGCGATTACCGGGGTGTTGCTGGATAGGCTGGTCAACAATGAACCTTTGCCGCTGGACATCACGCCGTTTTTGGCGGATCGGTTCGAGGTGAAGGCCGGGGTTGAGCTGCAGGCGTTGGAAATGGCCTGA
- a CDS encoding monovalent cation:proton antiporter-2 (CPA2) family protein — MPHEGNLLQAAVVFLFAAVLTVPLAKRLQLGAVLGYLFAGVIIGPSVLGLIGNPQSVSHISELGVVLLLFIIGLELSPRRLWVMRKSVFGVGLAQVLLTGSVIGVLALFVFGQSLNSAIVLGLGLALSSTAFGLQSLAERKELTSPHGRLAFAILLFQDIAAIPLIAMVPLLAGGDHTTSAAEDLNHGLRVLGSIAVVVIGGRYLLRPVFRVVAKTGLPEVSTATALLVVIGTAWLMDLVGVSMALGAFLAGLLLADSEYRHELEAQIEPFKGLLLGLFFISVGMGANLSLLLSAPITVLGLTLLLIAIKLPLLFVVGRLAGGLGKVSAIRLGIVLAAGGEFAFVVFKIGRDQGLFEPRLYDLLVLTITLSMAVTPLLLLLCARLYSPKVQPVVVPEKFREIDTDAPRVVIAGMGRMGQIVARILRAQNIKFVALDTSVETIELSRSFGGVPVFYGDPMRPEILSAAKVEQAEYFVIATDDPDTNIKTAELVHKLYPHMKIIARARNRQHVHRLVDLGAEAIRETYYSSLEMSRRTLVGLGLTQAQADARIKRFKHHDEQVLEAQHAIYDDAAKVLQTAQEARAELAKLFESDQLEEQASGKA, encoded by the coding sequence ATGCCCCATGAAGGCAACCTGTTACAAGCCGCTGTCGTGTTTCTGTTCGCGGCGGTGCTCACCGTGCCTTTGGCCAAGCGTCTGCAATTGGGCGCGGTGCTGGGCTATCTGTTTGCCGGGGTAATCATCGGGCCGTCGGTGCTGGGCTTGATCGGCAATCCGCAAAGCGTCAGCCACATCTCGGAACTGGGGGTGGTGTTGCTGCTGTTTATCATCGGCCTGGAACTGTCGCCGCGTCGTTTGTGGGTGATGCGCAAATCGGTGTTCGGCGTCGGTCTCGCGCAGGTATTGCTGACCGGATCGGTGATTGGCGTGCTGGCGTTGTTCGTGTTCGGCCAGTCGCTGAATAGCGCGATTGTGCTGGGCCTGGGTCTGGCGTTGTCGTCCACCGCGTTTGGCCTGCAAAGCCTGGCCGAGCGCAAGGAACTGACCAGCCCTCACGGGCGGTTGGCGTTCGCGATTCTGCTGTTCCAGGACATCGCCGCGATCCCGTTGATTGCCATGGTGCCGCTGCTGGCCGGCGGTGATCACACCACCAGTGCCGCCGAGGATTTGAATCACGGCTTGCGGGTGCTGGGCAGTATTGCGGTGGTGGTGATCGGCGGCCGCTATCTGCTGCGGCCAGTGTTCCGGGTGGTGGCCAAGACCGGTCTGCCGGAAGTCTCCACCGCCACGGCGTTGCTGGTGGTGATCGGTACTGCGTGGTTGATGGACCTGGTGGGCGTGTCCATGGCGTTGGGCGCATTCCTCGCCGGGTTGCTGCTGGCGGACTCTGAATATCGCCATGAACTGGAAGCGCAGATCGAGCCGTTCAAGGGTTTGTTGCTGGGGCTGTTCTTCATCAGTGTCGGCATGGGCGCCAACCTGAGTCTGCTGCTGAGCGCGCCGATCACCGTGTTGGGGCTGACCCTGCTGCTGATCGCCATCAAGCTGCCGCTGCTGTTTGTCGTCGGGCGCCTGGCCGGTGGCTTGGGCAAGGTCAGTGCGATTCGCCTCGGTATCGTTTTGGCGGCTGGTGGTGAATTTGCGTTCGTGGTGTTCAAGATCGGTCGCGACCAGGGCTTGTTCGAGCCGCGCCTGTACGACTTGCTGGTGCTGACGATTACCTTGTCCATGGCGGTAACGCCGCTGTTGTTGCTGCTGTGCGCGCGGCTGTACTCGCCAAAAGTGCAGCCGGTGGTGGTGCCGGAGAAATTCCGCGAAATCGACACCGACGCCCCGCGCGTGGTGATCGCCGGCATGGGCCGCATGGGTCAGATCGTCGCGCGGATCCTGCGGGCGCAGAACATCAAGTTCGTGGCGTTGGACACGTCGGTGGAAACCATCGAACTGTCCCGCAGCTTTGGCGGCGTGCCGGTGTTCTATGGCGACCCGATGCGCCCGGAAATCCTCAGTGCGGCCAAGGTCGAGCAGGCGGAATACTTTGTCATCGCCACCGACGACCCGGACACCAACATCAAGACTGCCGAGCTGGTGCACAAGCTCTACCCGCACATGAAAATCATCGCCCGGGCGCGTAACCGTCAGCACGTGCACCGCTTGGTCGACCTTGGCGCCGAAGCGATTCGGGAAACCTACTACTCCAGCCTGGAAATGAGCCGGCGTACGCTGGTTGGCCTCGGGTTGACCCAAGCGCAGGCCGATGCGCGGATCAAACGCTTCAAGCATCACGATGAACAGGTGCTGGAAGCGCAGCATGCGATTTACGACGATGCGGCGAAGGTCTTGCAGACAGCACAGGAAGCGCGGGCAGAGTTGGCCAAGTTGTTTGAATCGGATCAATTGGAGGAGCAGGCATCGGGTAAAGCCTGA
- a CDS encoding LysR family transcriptional regulator: MAINFDLNDLQAFRAVVEQGSFRKAADTVRISQPALSRRIEKLEDALGVKLFERTTRKVSLTQAGRGFIPSVERLLDDLDVALLGISEVSSTRLGHVTVACVPSAAYYFMPRVIAHYHRQFPRIKVKVLDSSAHDVLSAVVNGEADFGLSFMGTLEAEVDFEPLVQEGYVVACRRDHPLAGRSSVTWDEFYRQDYISLDKTSGNRFLLDQALAGVVPQRPSICETRHVTTMIGLVEAGLGVAAVPMMAMPAQDHPILTRVPLTDPQVMRSVGLIKRRGRTLTPAALELERLVVEMKIQPISG, encoded by the coding sequence ATGGCCATCAATTTCGACCTCAACGACCTGCAAGCCTTTCGCGCCGTGGTCGAGCAGGGCAGTTTTCGCAAGGCCGCCGACACCGTGCGCATTTCCCAGCCGGCCCTGAGCCGGCGCATCGAAAAACTTGAAGATGCCCTCGGTGTGAAGCTGTTCGAACGCACCACTCGCAAGGTCAGCCTGACCCAGGCCGGGCGCGGCTTCATTCCCAGCGTCGAGCGGTTGCTGGACGACCTGGACGTGGCGCTGCTCGGCATCAGCGAAGTCTCCTCGACCCGGCTCGGCCACGTCACCGTCGCGTGTGTGCCGTCGGCGGCGTACTACTTCATGCCGCGGGTGATTGCCCACTACCACCGGCAATTTCCACGGATCAAGGTCAAGGTCCTCGACTCCAGCGCCCACGATGTGCTCAGCGCGGTGGTCAACGGCGAGGCGGATTTCGGTTTGAGTTTCATGGGCACGCTGGAGGCCGAGGTCGATTTCGAACCCTTGGTGCAAGAAGGTTATGTGGTGGCCTGTCGCCGCGATCATCCGTTGGCCGGGCGCAGCAGCGTGACGTGGGACGAGTTTTACCGGCAGGACTACATCTCGCTCGACAAGACCTCGGGCAACCGTTTTTTGCTGGATCAGGCGCTGGCCGGCGTGGTGCCGCAGCGGCCAAGTATCTGCGAAACCCGTCACGTCACGACGATGATCGGGCTGGTGGAGGCGGGGCTGGGCGTGGCGGCGGTGCCGATGATGGCGATGCCGGCGCAAGATCACCCGATTCTGACGCGGGTGCCGCTGACCGATCCGCAGGTGATGCGCAGTGTCGGGCTGATCAAGCGCCGGGGTCGCACCTTGACCCCGGCTGCCCTGGAACTGGAACGGCTGGTGGTGGAAATGAAAATCCAGCCGATCAGCGGGTGA
- a CDS encoding substrate-binding domain-containing protein, whose protein sequence is MKKLFNYAALLLIAGLSTIAQAEELHVMTSGGFTAAYKILGPEFAKSTGNTLDTALGPSMGKAPEAIPNRLARGEHADVVIMVGYALDELIKQGKVDPASRVELADSRIGLVVREGAAKPDISSVEGLKKTLLDAQSVAYSDSASGVYIEEQLFKKLGIEDQLKPKSKMIPKIPVGSVIATGDYQLGFQQVSELLPVPGVSFVAKIPESVQSVTRFAAGIPVGAQHPAQAKALLDYLASPAVQPQVQATGLDSVTR, encoded by the coding sequence ATGAAAAAGCTGTTCAACTACGCCGCTCTGCTGCTCATCGCGGGTCTGAGCACCATTGCCCAGGCCGAAGAGCTCCACGTGATGACCTCCGGCGGCTTTACCGCGGCTTACAAAATCCTCGGCCCGGAATTCGCCAAGTCCACCGGCAACACCCTCGACACCGCCCTCGGTCCCTCGATGGGCAAGGCGCCGGAAGCGATCCCCAATCGCCTGGCGCGCGGTGAACACGCCGACGTGGTGATCATGGTCGGCTACGCACTGGACGAGCTGATCAAACAAGGCAAAGTCGACCCCGCTTCACGGGTGGAACTGGCGGATTCGCGGATCGGCCTGGTGGTGCGCGAAGGCGCGGCGAAACCTGATATCAGCTCGGTGGAAGGTTTGAAAAAAACCCTGCTCGATGCCCAATCGGTGGCCTACTCCGACAGCGCCAGCGGTGTGTACATCGAGGAGCAGTTGTTCAAGAAACTCGGCATCGAAGACCAGCTCAAGCCAAAGTCGAAGATGATCCCGAAAATCCCGGTGGGCTCGGTGATTGCCACTGGCGATTATCAGTTGGGCTTTCAGCAGGTCAGCGAACTGTTGCCGGTGCCAGGGGTGAGTTTTGTGGCGAAGATTCCCGAGTCGGTGCAATCGGTGACGCGTTTTGCCGCCGGCATTCCGGTGGGCGCGCAACACCCGGCGCAAGCCAAGGCGTTGCTCGATTACCTGGCCTCCCCGGCCGTGCAGCCGCAGGTGCAAGCCACCGGGCTGGACTCGGTCACCCGCTGA
- a CDS encoding MFS transporter produces MTASIPSGRSRASAIFRVTSGNFLEQFDFFLFGFYATQIAAVFFPASSEFASLMMTFAVFGAGFLMRPLGAVVLGAYIDDVGRRKGLIVTLSIMASGTILIVLVPGYETIGLFAPAIVLIGRLLQGFSAGAEMGGVSVYLSEIATPGNKGFFTSWQSASQQVAIIVAAALGYGLNQLMAPTMIADWGWRIPFFVGCMIVPFIFFLRRNLEETAEFAARKHRPSMGEVFRTLAQNWGIVLGGMMMVALTTTAFYLITVYAPTFGKTVLHLSTSDALLVTLLVGVSNFFWLPIGGALSDRIGRRPVLIAMALLTLATAYPALTYLVNAPSFLNMLLVLLWLSFIYGLYNGAMIAALTEIMPVEVRVAGFSLAYSLATAVFGGFTPAMSTLLIQYTGDKAAPGYWMSFAALCALCATLFLYRRSTGRLQPAVS; encoded by the coding sequence ATGACAGCCTCAATCCCTTCCGGGCGCTCCCGGGCCAGTGCGATTTTCCGGGTCACCTCGGGTAACTTCCTGGAACAGTTCGACTTCTTCCTTTTCGGCTTTTACGCCACGCAGATTGCCGCCGTGTTCTTCCCGGCCAGCAGCGAATTCGCCTCCCTGATGATGACCTTCGCGGTGTTCGGCGCCGGGTTCCTGATGCGCCCGCTCGGCGCCGTGGTGCTGGGTGCGTACATCGATGATGTGGGCCGGCGCAAAGGCTTGATCGTGACGTTGTCGATCATGGCCAGCGGTACGATCCTGATTGTGCTGGTGCCCGGCTACGAGACCATCGGGCTGTTCGCCCCCGCCATTGTGTTGATTGGCCGCTTGCTGCAAGGCTTCTCGGCCGGCGCGGAGATGGGCGGTGTCTCGGTGTACCTCTCGGAGATCGCCACGCCAGGCAACAAGGGCTTTTTCACCAGTTGGCAGTCGGCCAGCCAGCAAGTGGCGATCATCGTCGCGGCAGCGCTGGGCTATGGGCTGAACCAATTGATGGCGCCGACGATGATTGCCGATTGGGGCTGGCGGATTCCGTTCTTCGTCGGCTGCATGATCGTGCCGTTCATTTTCTTCCTGCGCCGCAACCTCGAAGAAACCGCCGAGTTCGCTGCGCGCAAACACCGCCCGAGCATGGGCGAGGTGTTCCGTACCTTGGCGCAGAACTGGGGGATCGTGCTCGGCGGGATGATGATGGTCGCCCTGACCACCACCGCGTTTTACCTGATCACCGTGTACGCCCCGACCTTCGGCAAAACCGTGCTGCACCTGAGCACGTCCGATGCGCTGCTCGTCACGCTGCTGGTCGGTGTTTCGAACTTTTTCTGGCTGCCGATTGGCGGTGCCCTGTCCGACCGCATCGGCCGGCGTCCGGTGCTGATCGCCATGGCGCTGCTGACCCTGGCGACGGCCTATCCGGCGCTGACCTATCTGGTGAACGCGCCAAGTTTCCTCAACATGCTGCTGGTGTTGCTGTGGCTGTCGTTCATTTATGGCCTGTACAACGGCGCGATGATCGCCGCGCTCACCGAAATCATGCCGGTGGAAGTGCGGGTGGCCGGGTTCTCCCTGGCGTACAGCCTGGCGACGGCGGTGTTTGGTGGGTTCACTCCAGCGATGTCGACCTTGCTGATCCAATACACCGGCGACAAGGCTGCCCCCGGTTACTGGATGAGTTTTGCCGCGCTGTGTGCCCTGTGCGCGACCTTGTTTCTCTATCGCCGCTCCACCGGCCGCCTGCAACCGGCCGTGTCCTGA
- a CDS encoding DJ-1/PfpI family protein: protein MHIAILTFDGFNELDSLIAYGMLSRISLLGDRDWRVSIASPTPRVTSMNGLTIDAHIDLQQACAADAVLIGSGRKTREVADTPEIMAQLQFDPARQLLGAQCSGTFLLARLGLLGDAPACTDATSKPWVQAAGVNVVNQAFYANGNIATAGGCLAAQYLSAWFLARLKGTEAAREVLHNFAPVGEKDDYVARAFAHIEASL, encoded by the coding sequence ATGCACATCGCCATTCTGACCTTCGATGGTTTCAACGAACTGGACTCCCTGATCGCCTACGGCATGCTCAGCCGGATTTCGCTGTTGGGGGATCGGGACTGGCGGGTGAGTATCGCCTCGCCAACACCGCGGGTGACGTCGATGAACGGTTTGACCATCGATGCGCACATCGATCTGCAGCAAGCCTGCGCAGCCGATGCGGTGTTGATCGGCAGTGGCCGCAAGACCCGCGAAGTGGCCGACACCCCGGAGATCATGGCGCAGTTGCAATTCGACCCGGCGCGGCAACTGCTCGGAGCGCAATGCTCCGGCACGTTCCTGCTGGCCAGGCTCGGGTTGCTCGGCGATGCCCCGGCCTGCACCGACGCGACCAGCAAGCCCTGGGTGCAAGCGGCCGGGGTCAATGTGGTCAATCAAGCGTTCTACGCCAATGGCAACATCGCCACGGCCGGTGGCTGCTTGGCGGCGCAATACTTGTCGGCGTGGTTTCTGGCCCGGCTCAAAGGCACGGAAGCCGCGCGGGAAGTGCTGCACAATTTCGCGCCAGTGGGCGAGAAAGACGACTATGTCGCGCGGGCGTTTGCGCACATCGAAGCGAGCCTGTAG
- a CDS encoding RcnB family protein, protein MNSKTLIASLALVAGITAISPVVQAAETAQKTVQPGAINARSLVKGDRAPEVYQRSEKAVKNWKAKGLKAPASDAQWVQINDKYMMVLITSGTIVDVTPVER, encoded by the coding sequence ATGAACAGCAAAACCCTTATCGCCAGCCTCGCCCTTGTCGCCGGTATTACCGCTATCAGTCCTGTCGTCCAGGCCGCCGAAACGGCACAGAAAACCGTCCAGCCCGGCGCCATCAACGCCCGCAGCCTGGTGAAAGGCGACCGTGCGCCGGAGGTGTATCAACGCAGCGAAAAAGCCGTGAAGAACTGGAAGGCCAAAGGCCTGAAGGCGCCGGCGTCCGACGCGCAGTGGGTGCAGATCAATGACAAGTACATGATGGTATTGATTACCAGCGGGACGATTGTGGATGTCACGCCGGTGGAGCGTTAG
- a CDS encoding sensor domain-containing diguanylate cyclase — translation MSVLWISAAIGSVMLAVLIVLACRQSVLQRQLTECRALIASLSTGQNIHLDGDAERFKRSQYFARIGTWDWDVDTDKLYWSDAIYGMFGFKTGEVTPSYALFCSCVHPDDRAKVRAGELRCLETGENHDEEYRVVWPDGTIRWLRETGNVVKNDHDTTIKMMGVVRDITEEKASASYLQHLAHYDPLTGLPNRLVLEERLSEALEQARISATRVALVFVDLNGFKAINDHYGHAAGDRVLVTTATRLKRILRSTDTVARIGGDEFVVILQGLPPGINLQDEARSICQNIFVELSPPVTIGNDQRHIGTSLGVAVFPDHAPSMDRLIHIADLAMYEAKRSGNNQYRLGIQALSPS, via the coding sequence ATGAGTGTCCTCTGGATCAGCGCTGCCATCGGCTCAGTGATGCTTGCCGTGCTGATTGTGCTGGCCTGCCGCCAGTCTGTCCTGCAACGGCAGTTGACTGAATGCCGCGCGCTGATCGCCAGCCTGTCCACGGGGCAAAATATTCATCTGGACGGTGACGCCGAACGTTTCAAACGCAGCCAGTATTTCGCGCGCATCGGCACCTGGGACTGGGACGTGGACACCGACAAGCTGTATTGGTCAGACGCGATCTACGGCATGTTCGGGTTCAAGACCGGTGAAGTCACGCCCTCCTACGCCTTGTTCTGTTCCTGCGTGCACCCGGACGACCGGGCCAAGGTCCGCGCCGGCGAGTTGCGTTGCCTGGAAACCGGCGAAAACCATGATGAGGAATACCGCGTGGTCTGGCCCGACGGCACCATCCGCTGGCTGCGCGAGACCGGCAACGTGGTAAAGAACGACCACGACACCACGATCAAAATGATGGGCGTAGTCCGTGACATCACCGAAGAAAAAGCCTCCGCCAGCTACCTGCAACACCTGGCCCATTACGACCCGCTGACCGGCCTGCCCAATCGCCTGGTGCTTGAAGAACGCCTGTCTGAAGCACTGGAACAAGCGCGCATCAGCGCGACACGGGTGGCGCTGGTGTTTGTCGACCTCAATGGTTTCAAGGCGATCAACGACCATTACGGTCATGCCGCCGGCGACCGCGTGTTGGTCACCACCGCCACGCGGCTCAAACGAATCCTGCGCTCCACCGACACCGTCGCCCGGATTGGCGGCGATGAATTCGTGGTGATCCTCCAGGGCCTGCCGCCCGGCATCAACCTTCAGGACGAAGCGCGCAGCATCTGCCAGAACATCTTCGTCGAACTCTCACCGCCAGTGACCATTGGCAATGACCAGCGACATATCGGCACCAGCCTGGGCGTCGCGGTGTTCCCGGACCATGCGCCGAGCATGGACCGGTTGATTCACATTGCAGATTTGGCGATGTATGAGGCCAAGCGCAGTGGGAATAATCAGTATCGGTTGGGGATCCAGGCGTTGAGTCCTAGTTAG
- a CDS encoding FKBP-type peptidyl-prolyl cis-trans isomerase gives MNDELQVIDLELGDGKAAVKGALITTQYRGWLEDGTEFDSSYSRGKPFQCVIGTGRVIKGWDQGIMGMQVGGKRKLLVPAHLAYGERTMGAITPNSNLIFEIELLEVLTRDD, from the coding sequence ATGAATGATGAGCTTCAGGTAATCGACCTTGAACTGGGCGACGGCAAAGCAGCGGTCAAAGGCGCGCTGATCACCACCCAATACCGCGGATGGCTGGAAGACGGCACCGAGTTCGATTCTTCCTACAGCCGTGGCAAACCTTTTCAGTGCGTGATTGGCACGGGGCGGGTTATTAAAGGCTGGGACCAGGGGATCATGGGCATGCAGGTTGGTGGGAAGCGCAAGCTCTTGGTGCCGGCGCACCTTGCATATGGCGAACGGACGATGGGCGCGATTACGCCGAATTCGAATTTGATTTTCGAGATTGAATTGCTGGAAGTGTTGACGCGGGATGATTGA